A genomic segment from Propionibacteriaceae bacterium ZF39 encodes:
- a CDS encoding alpha/beta hydrolase, translating to MAPTRPSDDEIAAARADNVARKAALGPGPDLAETHMFTIPRADAPPVEVRFLIPTPEPIGLLIYFHGGGWVMGSIDTFDRLGRAFAARSGFAVLMVDYAKAPEYPYPAAVEDAWAALLWAIDNADAELAALDMTLVPGWPLVVGGDSAGGNLATVTARRARDAGLHHVSGQLLIYPVTDSDPDRAAYLAAPEGRDHLLQLWELYCPPERRHEADAAPLRAESLAGLPPTLLVNAEHDLLNDEAADYAERLESAGVPVERHLMRGLPHGALSYWGTEPEADRALDIMAEWLRSLGA from the coding sequence ATGGCGCCAACCCGACCCAGCGACGACGAGATCGCCGCCGCCCGCGCGGACAACGTCGCCCGCAAAGCCGCCCTCGGCCCGGGCCCCGACCTGGCCGAAACCCACATGTTCACGATCCCGCGCGCCGATGCGCCGCCGGTCGAGGTGCGCTTCCTCATCCCGACTCCGGAGCCGATCGGGCTGCTCATCTATTTCCATGGTGGAGGCTGGGTGATGGGGTCGATCGACACGTTCGATCGCCTCGGCCGCGCATTCGCGGCTCGCTCCGGGTTCGCCGTGCTGATGGTCGACTATGCGAAAGCTCCCGAATACCCCTATCCGGCGGCCGTCGAGGACGCCTGGGCGGCGCTGTTGTGGGCGATCGACAATGCTGACGCGGAGTTGGCCGCACTCGACATGACCCTGGTCCCGGGATGGCCGCTGGTGGTCGGTGGCGATTCCGCCGGCGGCAACCTTGCGACGGTCACCGCCCGACGAGCGCGCGATGCCGGACTGCACCACGTGAGCGGGCAGTTGCTGATCTATCCGGTCACGGATTCCGATCCCGATCGCGCCGCCTATCTGGCCGCCCCCGAAGGGCGCGACCATCTCCTGCAACTGTGGGAACTCTATTGCCCGCCCGAGCGCCGCCACGAGGCCGATGCCGCTCCCCTGCGCGCCGAATCGCTGGCCGGCCTGCCGCCGACTCTCCTGGTGAACGCCGAACACGACCTGCTGAACGACGAGGCGGCCGACTATGCCGAACGCCTGGAATCCGCGGGCGTCCCGGTCGAGCGCCACCTGATGCGGGGCCTGCCGCACGGTGCGCTGAGCTATTGGGGTACTGAGCCCGAAGCCGACCGGGCCCTCGACATCATGGCCGAATGGCTGCGGTCTCTCGGAGCGTGA
- a CDS encoding biotin/lipoyl-containing protein has translation MIRTLRVTVDGHEYQVTVEDLTDTNNQLYPAPGSMTVPLPGPPPVGASPLPPAPPAAVPASAESGVATAGAVIAPMSGVLVEILVHQGQQVPDGATVAVIEAMKMKTPVVVKQGGTVQSVSASVGDGIQVGQTILILS, from the coding sequence ATGATTCGCACCCTTCGCGTGACCGTCGACGGCCACGAATATCAGGTCACCGTCGAGGACCTCACCGACACGAACAACCAGCTCTATCCGGCACCCGGCTCGATGACGGTTCCGCTGCCGGGGCCGCCTCCGGTGGGTGCTTCCCCGCTCCCGCCCGCGCCGCCCGCTGCCGTGCCCGCGTCGGCCGAGTCGGGGGTCGCGACGGCCGGGGCTGTGATCGCGCCGATGAGCGGCGTACTCGTCGAGATCCTCGTCCACCAGGGCCAGCAGGTTCCCGACGGCGCGACCGTGGCCGTGATCGAGGCTATGAAGATGAAGACTCCTGTGGTGGTCAAACAGGGCGGAACCGTCCAGAGCGTGTCGGCTTCGGTCGGCGACGGCATCCAGGTCGGCCAGACGATCCTCATCCTGTCCTGA
- a CDS encoding CoA-binding protein — protein sequence MTVTINDPEAIRTALLTPGTWAVVGLSNNHQRTAYRIADWLIDPLGHRIIPVHPSAEEVFGEKGYAGLADIPDGTKVDVVDCFVRSELVGAVVDEAIAERERLGITMVWLQLGVIDEEAAERAHAAGLDVVMDTCPKIEYPKVTESDMFGS from the coding sequence GTGACTGTGACGATCAACGATCCCGAGGCCATCCGCACCGCGCTGCTCACTCCAGGCACGTGGGCTGTCGTCGGCCTGTCCAACAACCATCAGCGGACGGCCTATCGCATCGCCGACTGGCTCATCGACCCGCTGGGCCACCGGATCATTCCGGTGCATCCGTCGGCGGAAGAAGTGTTCGGCGAGAAGGGGTACGCCGGCCTGGCCGACATCCCGGACGGGACGAAGGTCGATGTCGTCGACTGCTTCGTGCGGTCCGAGCTGGTCGGTGCCGTCGTCGACGAGGCCATTGCCGAGCGCGAACGCCTGGGCATCACCATGGTCTGGCTGCAGCTGGGTGTCATCGATGAGGAGGCGGCTGAGCGAGCTCACGCCGCCGGCCTCGACGTCGTGATGGACACCTGCCCCAAAATCGAATATCCGAAGGTGACCGAGAGCGACATGTTCGGCAGCTGA
- a CDS encoding TetR family transcriptional regulator — MNAPHSRRDAADAMRARLVAAAIDQLSAEGMRGLTHRRVEQRAEVSQGLVKYHFGSLDGLIEAVVEHMADLELGAIMRVTPEQQATAAATGEVPLEVWRAAHRAYAEIAARPDLVRARFELYLHAGRHPELQAIIRRGRERFVDAAAASLPCADPRAAARMVLALMNGLLLHQLSAPEDIVDELAPAYLIATGAAALLFPLTPVPPEALS, encoded by the coding sequence ATGAACGCCCCTCATTCCCGTCGTGATGCCGCTGACGCCATGCGCGCCCGCCTCGTCGCCGCGGCGATCGACCAGCTCTCCGCCGAGGGTATGCGGGGTCTCACGCATCGCCGCGTCGAGCAGCGCGCTGAGGTCTCACAGGGGCTGGTCAAATATCACTTCGGCTCCCTCGACGGGCTCATCGAGGCCGTCGTCGAGCACATGGCCGACCTCGAACTGGGCGCCATCATGCGCGTCACGCCCGAACAGCAGGCGACCGCGGCCGCCACCGGCGAGGTTCCCCTCGAGGTCTGGAGAGCCGCCCACCGGGCGTACGCCGAGATCGCCGCCAGGCCGGACCTGGTCCGGGCCCGGTTCGAGCTCTATCTGCACGCCGGGCGCCACCCGGAGCTGCAGGCGATCATCCGCCGCGGCCGGGAACGCTTCGTCGATGCGGCCGCCGCCTCGCTCCCCTGCGCCGATCCCCGCGCGGCCGCCCGCATGGTCCTCGCCCTGATGAACGGCCTGCTGCTCCATCAGTTGTCCGCGCCGGAGGACATCGTCGACGAGCTCGCACCCGCCTACCTGATCGCCACCGGCGCCGCCGCGCTCCTCTTCCCGCTCACACCGGTGCCTCCGGAGGCCCTCTCCTGA
- the glsA gene encoding glutaminase A, giving the protein MATPELAAARKPITNHLAEVVDSVKDLDDGEVNDIGPHEVKGCGAAICTVDGHLYAAGDADQTFAIQSISKAFTYALALEERGHDWVDERINVEPSGEAFNEISLVGEPGRPANPLVNIGAIAACWCVPEERFPRILDFYERLAGRSLELDEEIYRAEGKSGSRNRALGWLLRWAEVIDEDPDDALDAYTRQCSVQVTAKDLAVMGATLANRGVQPVTGERLMSEEVAERVLSVMATCGMYDDAGEWMIRVGMPAKSGVGGGIVSAAPGQLGLGTFGPRLDKHGNSVRGTLISERLAHDFDLHFARVPKPHHSTVRRVVDLCPQARLVELQGDLAFLGIEAALEAVLEAARDRPAVVVDMTRVRHVVAHAKALLPQVSQRLEETGHRLLVIGEGDQLGDATVCANAEEALARLEP; this is encoded by the coding sequence ATGGCGACTCCCGAACTGGCCGCAGCCCGCAAACCGATCACCAACCACCTGGCCGAGGTCGTCGACTCGGTGAAGGACCTCGACGACGGGGAGGTCAACGACATCGGACCTCACGAGGTCAAGGGGTGCGGCGCCGCGATCTGCACGGTCGACGGTCACCTCTATGCGGCCGGGGACGCCGATCAGACATTCGCGATCCAGTCGATCTCGAAGGCCTTCACCTATGCCCTGGCCCTCGAAGAGCGCGGGCACGACTGGGTGGACGAGCGCATCAACGTCGAACCCTCGGGAGAGGCCTTCAACGAGATCTCCCTGGTCGGCGAGCCGGGTCGGCCCGCGAATCCCCTGGTGAATATCGGCGCGATCGCGGCGTGCTGGTGCGTACCCGAGGAACGCTTTCCCCGGATTCTCGACTTCTATGAACGGCTGGCCGGACGCTCGCTCGAACTGGACGAAGAGATCTATCGGGCCGAGGGCAAGTCCGGCTCCCGCAACCGGGCGCTCGGCTGGCTGCTGCGGTGGGCCGAGGTGATCGACGAGGATCCCGACGATGCGCTGGATGCCTATACCAGGCAGTGCTCGGTGCAGGTCACCGCGAAAGACCTCGCGGTCATGGGCGCCACGCTGGCCAATCGCGGCGTCCAGCCGGTGACCGGCGAGCGGCTCATGTCGGAGGAGGTCGCCGAACGGGTCCTGTCGGTGATGGCGACCTGTGGGATGTATGACGATGCCGGCGAGTGGATGATCCGCGTCGGCATGCCGGCGAAGTCGGGGGTCGGTGGGGGCATCGTGTCGGCCGCACCCGGTCAGCTCGGGCTGGGCACGTTCGGCCCCCGGCTCGACAAGCACGGCAACAGCGTGCGGGGCACGCTCATCAGCGAACGCCTGGCCCACGATTTCGACCTGCACTTCGCGCGGGTGCCGAAGCCGCATCATTCGACGGTACGCCGGGTCGTCGACCTCTGTCCGCAGGCACGGCTCGTGGAGCTGCAGGGAGACCTCGCCTTCCTCGGGATCGAGGCGGCTCTCGAGGCGGTGCTGGAGGCGGCCCGCGACCGCCCGGCCGTGGTCGTCGACATGACCCGCGTACGCCATGTCGTCGCGCATGCCAAAGCGCTGCTCCCGCAGGTCTCGCAGCGCCTGGAGGAGACCGGCCATCGACTGCTCGTGATCGGCGAGGGGGATCAGCTGGGGGACGCGACCGTCTGTGCGAACGCCGAGGAGGCGCTGGCCCGGCTGGAGCCCTGA
- a CDS encoding sodium ion-translocating decarboxylase subunit beta, which produces MDFSDFGQFFQGIGSLFVQEPHIAIGRLVLIGLGFLLVYLGKKEILEPLLMIPMGLGMSAVNAGVLILDGTSTGTLFIDPLVSSTDDVVTTLQINWLQPIYTFTFSNGLIACLVFMGIGVLLDVGYLMARPFQSMMLAIFAELGTFVVFPLAVALDMTPQQAASVATIGGADGPMVLFTSLVLAPEIFVPITVVGYLYLGLAYGGYPYLVRLMVPARLRGMPMPLGRQRTITAGQKLAFAVAICTLLCLLFPVAAPLFFSLFIGVAVREAGIPQFQDLLGKVFLYGATFFLGLTLGVLCEASTLLDPVVLKLLLLGMLALLISGIGGILGGYVLYFATGKKVNPIVGIAGVSCVPTTAKVAQKIATDENPQCIVMPAALGANISGVITSAIIAGTFVALLR; this is translated from the coding sequence GTGGACTTCTCCGATTTCGGCCAGTTCTTCCAGGGGATCGGGTCGCTGTTCGTCCAGGAACCGCACATCGCGATCGGGCGCCTGGTCCTGATCGGCCTGGGTTTTCTGCTGGTCTATCTCGGCAAGAAGGAAATCCTCGAACCGCTCCTGATGATCCCGATGGGCCTGGGCATGTCGGCGGTGAACGCCGGCGTCCTGATCCTGGACGGCACCTCGACCGGAACCCTCTTCATCGACCCGCTGGTCTCGTCCACCGACGACGTCGTGACGACACTCCAGATCAATTGGTTGCAGCCGATCTATACGTTCACGTTCAGCAACGGCCTCATCGCCTGCCTCGTGTTCATGGGCATCGGTGTCCTGCTCGACGTCGGCTACCTGATGGCCCGACCGTTCCAGAGCATGATGCTGGCGATCTTCGCCGAGCTCGGGACCTTCGTGGTGTTCCCCCTCGCCGTGGCCCTCGACATGACCCCCCAGCAGGCCGCCTCGGTCGCGACCATCGGCGGCGCCGACGGACCGATGGTGCTGTTCACCTCACTGGTGCTGGCTCCCGAGATCTTCGTGCCGATCACTGTGGTGGGTTATCTCTATCTCGGACTGGCCTATGGCGGCTATCCCTATCTGGTCCGCCTCATGGTGCCCGCGCGCCTGCGGGGCATGCCGATGCCGCTCGGCAGGCAGCGCACGATCACCGCCGGCCAGAAACTCGCCTTCGCTGTCGCGATCTGCACACTGTTGTGCCTGTTGTTCCCCGTCGCGGCGCCGTTGTTCTTCTCGCTGTTCATCGGGGTGGCCGTGCGCGAGGCGGGTATTCCGCAGTTCCAGGACCTGCTGGGCAAGGTCTTCCTCTATGGCGCCACGTTCTTCCTGGGCCTCACGCTGGGCGTGCTGTGCGAGGCGAGTACGCTGCTCGACCCCGTGGTCCTGAAACTGCTCCTGCTCGGCATGCTGGCGCTGCTGATCTCCGGCATCGGCGGCATTCTCGGCGGCTATGTGCTCTATTTCGCGACCGGGAAAAAGGTGAATCCGATCGTCGGCATCGCGGGCGTCAGCTGCGTACCCACCACCGCGAAGGTCGCGCAGAAGATCGCCACGGACGAGAACCCGCAATGCATCGTGATGCCCGCGGCACTCGGTGCCAACATCTCCGGCGTGATCACCTCGGCGATCATCGCCGGCACGTTCGTGGCGTTGCTGCGCTGA
- a CDS encoding cytochrome P450, whose product MTAPTVSYPFAEWLITMSRLRGSVFFGWLGRPYAYLIGPEANEFVFSHDTHFRQREAFKGLIPVDGPTSVVVSDGEDHTRRRGLVRPGLHHRKVAGYVATMSRTAEEALDGVRPGETFDAYGLFRSAIRRSTMRALFGDRMAEQADVIGANLQPLMDLTDLLPDLVGVHERLRTGRWRRAMAAKEEIDRFVYAEIARLRDTDAEAESQVLATLVHGRDGTGSGLSDEEVRDQVVTLIAAGYETTSAAMGWALYGLGGRPELIEQARAEVLEVTGGAAPTMEQLPQLKLVGAVISEALRLYPPGSISARYVVQELEFGGKRIKPGTMLIYSPYATHRTAAVFDRPLEFRPERWLEDGFKPALGEYVPFGGGVHRCLGSTMATTELTVMLACLLARGSFALEPQKVRATGMSSMRPRDGVRITLRETAAIRP is encoded by the coding sequence ATGACAGCTCCCACCGTGTCGTATCCCTTCGCCGAATGGCTCATCACCATGTCCCGGCTGCGCGGATCCGTGTTCTTCGGCTGGCTCGGCCGGCCGTATGCCTATCTGATCGGGCCCGAGGCCAACGAGTTCGTGTTCTCCCATGACACCCACTTCCGCCAGCGCGAGGCCTTCAAGGGCCTGATCCCCGTCGACGGCCCCACGTCGGTGGTGGTCAGCGACGGTGAGGACCACACCCGGCGGCGCGGCCTGGTCCGGCCCGGACTCCATCACCGCAAGGTCGCCGGCTATGTCGCGACGATGTCCCGCACGGCCGAGGAGGCCCTCGATGGCGTACGCCCCGGGGAGACCTTCGATGCCTATGGCCTGTTCCGCTCGGCGATCCGGCGGTCGACGATGCGGGCACTCTTCGGGGATCGCATGGCCGAGCAGGCCGATGTCATCGGCGCCAACCTGCAGCCGCTGATGGACCTGACGGATCTCCTGCCCGACCTGGTCGGCGTACACGAACGCCTGCGCACGGGCCGCTGGCGCCGGGCCATGGCGGCGAAGGAGGAGATTGATCGCTTCGTGTACGCCGAGATCGCGCGTCTCCGCGACACCGACGCCGAGGCCGAGAGCCAGGTGCTGGCGACGCTCGTGCACGGCCGGGACGGCACCGGATCGGGACTTTCCGACGAGGAGGTACGCGACCAGGTCGTGACGCTGATCGCCGCGGGCTACGAGACGACCAGCGCCGCCATGGGGTGGGCACTCTATGGCCTGGGCGGGCGGCCGGAGCTGATCGAGCAGGCTCGGGCCGAGGTGCTCGAGGTGACCGGTGGCGCTGCGCCGACGATGGAGCAGCTCCCGCAGCTGAAGCTGGTCGGGGCGGTCATCAGCGAGGCACTCCGGCTCTATCCGCCCGGATCGATCTCGGCGCGCTATGTCGTGCAGGAACTCGAGTTCGGCGGTAAGCGGATCAAGCCGGGAACGATGCTGATCTACAGCCCGTACGCCACGCATCGGACGGCAGCGGTCTTCGACCGACCCCTGGAGTTCCGGCCCGAACGGTGGCTGGAGGACGGCTTCAAGCCGGCGCTGGGGGAGTACGTCCCGTTCGGCGGCGGCGTCCACCGCTGCCTGGGCTCGACCATGGCGACCACCGAGCTCACCGTGATGCTGGCGTGCCTGCTCGCGCGCGGGAGCTTCGCTCTGGAACCCCAGAAGGTCCGCGCCACCGGGATGTCGTCGATGCGGCCGCGGGACGGCGTCCGGATCACGCTCCGAGAGACCGCAGCCATTCGGCCATGA
- a CDS encoding acyl-CoA carboxylase subunit beta, translating into MTHREAAVPLSEKDLLELRRRRRDIALGGGEDKHATRRGKGLFSARERLAMLFQPGTFQEVGMHARHRGTAGNTDLPADGVVTGTGYVNGELVAAFAQDFTVAAGTLGKMHAEKVVDLMKYATQTGIPLVAFQDSGGARIQEAVDALSGYGEVFYWNVLSSGVIPQIAVICGPCAGGAAYSPALMDFVIMTEAHSQMFITGPEVIRAVTGRTTSLDEIGSAAVHTQISGNAHFVAADDQDAIRIVAELLSFLPANNSEDPPHDIRPELALGRDDNMNSLVPDDPSTPMDVRAVIGRLVDDGYFLEVHAGFAQNLIVGFARIEGMVVGLIANQPMHLAGALDIDASDKGARFVRFCNCFNIPLVTLVDVPGFLPGVEQERGGIIRHGAKMLFAYASSTVPKLTVILRKAYGGSYLAMCSQEMGADFVYAWPNAEIAVMGGEGAVNILHRKEIQEADDPAARRAELVQEYRQKYASPYLSAARGYITDVIEPAETRAALALSLRKTLTKSELRPPKKHGNIPL; encoded by the coding sequence ATGACGCACCGGGAGGCGGCCGTGCCCCTGTCCGAGAAGGACCTCCTCGAACTGCGCCGTCGCCGGCGGGACATCGCCCTCGGCGGCGGGGAGGACAAGCACGCCACGCGCCGCGGCAAAGGACTCTTCTCGGCTCGTGAGCGCCTGGCGATGCTGTTCCAACCCGGCACGTTCCAGGAAGTGGGCATGCACGCGCGGCACCGGGGCACCGCGGGCAACACCGACCTGCCCGCCGATGGCGTCGTGACCGGCACCGGCTATGTCAACGGCGAACTGGTAGCCGCCTTCGCGCAGGACTTCACGGTCGCCGCGGGCACGCTCGGCAAGATGCACGCGGAGAAGGTCGTCGACCTGATGAAGTACGCCACCCAGACCGGCATCCCCCTCGTCGCCTTCCAGGACTCGGGCGGCGCCCGCATCCAGGAGGCCGTCGACGCGCTGTCCGGCTATGGCGAGGTCTTCTACTGGAACGTGCTGTCCTCTGGTGTCATCCCGCAGATCGCCGTGATCTGTGGGCCCTGCGCGGGCGGGGCGGCGTACTCCCCCGCGCTCATGGATTTCGTCATCATGACCGAGGCCCACTCCCAGATGTTCATCACGGGGCCCGAGGTGATCCGGGCCGTCACCGGGCGAACGACCTCACTCGACGAGATCGGCAGCGCTGCCGTCCACACCCAGATCAGTGGCAATGCCCACTTCGTAGCGGCCGATGATCAGGACGCGATCCGTATCGTCGCGGAGCTCCTGTCGTTCCTCCCCGCCAACAACAGCGAGGACCCGCCGCACGACATCCGACCCGAGCTGGCCCTCGGACGGGACGACAACATGAACTCGCTCGTCCCCGATGATCCCTCCACTCCGATGGATGTCCGCGCCGTGATCGGCCGGCTCGTCGACGACGGCTACTTCCTCGAGGTCCACGCCGGATTCGCCCAGAACCTGATCGTCGGCTTCGCGCGCATCGAGGGCATGGTCGTCGGGCTCATCGCCAACCAGCCCATGCACCTGGCGGGCGCACTCGATATCGATGCCTCCGACAAGGGCGCGCGGTTCGTGCGGTTCTGCAACTGCTTCAACATTCCGCTGGTGACACTGGTCGACGTCCCCGGCTTCCTGCCCGGGGTCGAGCAGGAGCGCGGCGGGATCATCCGGCACGGCGCCAAGATGCTGTTCGCGTACGCCAGCTCCACCGTCCCCAAGCTCACCGTCATCCTGCGGAAGGCGTACGGCGGCTCCTACCTGGCCATGTGCAGCCAGGAGATGGGGGCCGACTTCGTGTACGCCTGGCCCAACGCCGAGATCGCCGTCATGGGCGGGGAGGGGGCGGTGAACATCCTCCATCGCAAGGAGATCCAGGAAGCCGACGACCCGGCCGCCCGTCGCGCAGAGCTGGTGCAGGAATATCGCCAGAAGTACGCCTCCCCCTATCTCTCGGCCGCCCGCGGCTACATCACCGACGTGATCGAGCCCGCCGAAACACGCGCCGCACTGGCGCTGAGCCTGCGCAAGACGCTCACCAAGAGCGAACTGCGGCCGCCCAAGAAGCACGGGAACATCCCGCTCTGA
- a CDS encoding phosphatase PAP2 family protein has protein sequence MESTPPRSSDLPGQPFGLQEGTRWALVAQGLIGLVGRTRKWSEANLVLAVMLVVSFGLVVGGTWVAGEVYEATAEADGIALVDQPVLDWILSIRTPTADSVIAFYSNTGGPLMQPILTAIVAFFLAWRWRSKTPIVLTVLAAAGSLLLTVVGKTMTGRTRPPLVDAIPPFESSPSFPSGHTLNATVIAGIVCYLLLHWFRTRGLRTFWIVLLSVYAITMGLSRVYLGHHWLTDVIVGWVLGLVWVAVVITLHRLWLTARAKHGELRWNAMLA, from the coding sequence ATGGAGTCCACCCCGCCTCGATCGTCCGACTTGCCCGGGCAGCCTTTCGGGCTGCAGGAAGGGACACGCTGGGCCCTGGTTGCCCAGGGCCTGATCGGGCTGGTGGGGCGAACCCGCAAGTGGTCGGAGGCCAACCTGGTGCTCGCCGTCATGCTGGTCGTGTCGTTCGGGCTGGTCGTGGGCGGCACCTGGGTGGCCGGTGAGGTCTATGAGGCCACCGCGGAAGCGGACGGGATCGCCCTGGTCGATCAACCGGTTCTGGACTGGATTCTCTCGATCCGTACGCCGACCGCCGACAGCGTGATCGCTTTCTATTCGAATACGGGTGGGCCTTTGATGCAGCCCATCCTCACCGCGATCGTGGCGTTCTTCCTCGCCTGGCGATGGCGGAGCAAAACCCCGATCGTGCTGACGGTGCTGGCGGCGGCCGGCTCGCTGCTGCTCACGGTGGTGGGTAAGACCATGACGGGTCGGACCCGGCCGCCACTCGTGGATGCGATTCCGCCGTTCGAGAGTTCGCCCAGTTTTCCGAGCGGTCACACGCTCAATGCGACCGTGATCGCCGGGATCGTGTGTTATCTGCTGTTGCACTGGTTCCGCACCCGCGGGCTGCGTACCTTCTGGATCGTGCTGCTGTCCGTCTACGCCATCACGATGGGTCTCAGTCGTGTGTACCTCGGACACCACTGGCTCACCGATGTCATCGTCGGCTGGGTGCTGGGCCTGGTCTGGGTCGCCGTCGTCATCACGCTGCACCGGCTGTGGTTGACCGCCCGCGCGAAGCATGGCGAACTGCGCTGGAACGCGATGCTGGCGTAG
- a CDS encoding MaoC family dehydratase N-terminal domain-containing protein has protein sequence MTEPDSVERSEPILPGPTEAMAALFNLPRPTDEVLGFGWQWAYLLDRPATADLGRDGHPARNVVPAPPGPGRRRMWAGGRMRMVTGLRVGDAAIRRTRIESSIDKTGRTGRLTIVTVKHDYLANGEVALEEWQDLVYRDESRTALPPAAADPLERFDDDWEVATSSTLLFRFSALTYNGHRIHYDRDYAKTVEGYPGLVVHGPIQALLMAQHARHRIGVPRPGDEFEYRLVSPVFDDEGLVIQALPDDVVGDGELPLRVCTPTGRVTARGCYSRAV, from the coding sequence ATGACCGAGCCCGATTCCGTCGAGCGATCCGAGCCGATCCTGCCCGGACCGACCGAGGCCATGGCTGCCCTGTTCAACCTCCCGCGGCCCACCGATGAGGTGCTCGGCTTCGGGTGGCAGTGGGCGTACCTCCTGGATCGCCCGGCCACCGCCGATCTCGGCCGCGACGGGCACCCCGCGCGCAACGTGGTGCCGGCCCCGCCCGGGCCGGGCCGCCGGCGGATGTGGGCGGGCGGCCGGATGCGGATGGTCACCGGTCTTCGCGTCGGGGACGCGGCGATCCGGCGTACCCGCATCGAATCGAGCATCGACAAGACCGGCCGCACGGGGCGGCTCACCATCGTGACCGTCAAGCACGACTATCTGGCGAACGGTGAGGTTGCTCTCGAGGAGTGGCAGGACCTCGTCTATCGCGACGAGTCGAGGACCGCACTGCCTCCTGCAGCGGCGGACCCGCTCGAGCGATTCGACGACGACTGGGAGGTGGCGACGTCGTCGACGCTGCTGTTCCGGTTCTCGGCGCTGACCTACAACGGGCACCGGATCCACTATGACCGTGATTATGCGAAGACCGTCGAGGGCTATCCCGGTCTCGTCGTGCACGGACCGATCCAGGCCTTGCTGATGGCCCAGCATGCCCGCCATCGGATCGGCGTGCCCCGGCCGGGGGACGAGTTCGAATATCGCCTGGTGTCGCCCGTCTTCGACGATGAGGGCCTTGTGATCCAGGCCCTGCCCGACGATGTCGTCGGCGACGGAGAATTGCCCCTGCGCGTGTGTACGCCCACTGGTCGGGTCACTGCCCGTGGCTGCTATTCGCGGGCGGTGTAA
- a CDS encoding NAD(P)H-dependent oxidoreductase, translating to MGGHFIKIGIILGSIRDGRAGAGVAEWVRKQADGRGDADYELLDLKEFNVPLLESGTHPMQANKTYESPEVTAWSKAIDSCDAYVFVTAEYNHGVPGALKNAVDVLGPEWVGKAIGFVGYGSAGGVRAVEHWRQIAGNLSMVDVRQQLELSLFTEFGEDGFTPNERREGELGTLLDQLTDMARRLA from the coding sequence TTGGGAGGACACTTCATAAAGATCGGCATCATCCTCGGCTCGATCCGCGACGGCCGCGCAGGCGCCGGAGTCGCCGAGTGGGTCAGGAAGCAGGCCGACGGCCGTGGCGATGCGGACTACGAACTGCTCGATCTCAAGGAGTTCAATGTCCCCCTGCTCGAGAGCGGCACCCATCCGATGCAGGCCAACAAGACCTACGAATCCCCCGAGGTGACCGCCTGGTCGAAGGCCATCGATTCGTGCGATGCCTATGTCTTCGTGACCGCCGAATACAACCACGGAGTGCCCGGCGCCCTGAAGAATGCGGTCGACGTCCTCGGGCCGGAGTGGGTCGGCAAGGCCATCGGCTTCGTGGGCTACGGCTCAGCCGGTGGGGTGCGCGCCGTCGAGCACTGGCGTCAGATCGCGGGCAACCTCTCGATGGTCGACGTCCGCCAGCAGCTCGAGCTGTCACTGTTCACCGAGTTCGGCGAGGACGGCTTCACGCCCAACGAACGCCGCGAGGGCGAACTCGGCACGCTGCTGGATCAGCTCACCGACATGGCCCGCCGGCTGGCCTGA
- a CDS encoding acetate uptake transporter, which produces MSLPAARKAARASRTIEAGWTPYPKCSTARNRLLIDKPAGGCRLSQNSTFGAVVFCSYGGFWLSFWYYATHIAPTLPSETAHSATGVFLLAWTLFTIYLTVAAARIHRAMLTTFGLLLATFILLTAGALTDTGALTRVGGFVGLATAVAAWYLSAASVLASTFGRSVLPLGARK; this is translated from the coding sequence GTGTCCCTTCCTGCAGCCCGAAAGGCTGCCCGGGCAAGTCGGACGATCGAGGCGGGGTGGACTCCATACCCGAAGTGTTCCACGGCCCGTAACCGTCTGTTAATCGACAAACCCGCCGGAGGGTGCCGTCTTTCACAGAACTCGACGTTCGGTGCGGTGGTCTTCTGTTCCTACGGCGGGTTCTGGCTGTCGTTCTGGTACTACGCCACTCACATCGCCCCGACCCTGCCCAGCGAGACGGCCCATTCCGCAACCGGTGTCTTCCTGCTGGCCTGGACCCTGTTCACGATCTATCTGACGGTCGCGGCCGCCCGGATCCACCGCGCCATGCTCACCACCTTCGGGCTCCTCCTCGCGACTTTCATCCTGCTCACCGCGGGAGCCCTCACGGACACGGGAGCTCTCACCAGGGTGGGCGGTTTCGTCGGTCTCGCCACGGCCGTCGCCGCCTGGTATCTCTCCGCCGCGTCCGTGCTGGCCAGCACGTTCGGCCGCTCCGTCCTCCCCCTGGGTGCCCGGAAATGA